One Xenopus tropicalis strain Nigerian chromosome 8, UCB_Xtro_10.0, whole genome shotgun sequence genomic window carries:
- the nlgn3 gene encoding neuroligin-3 precursor gives MHGVGLKVAPRKLSLVLWVLSVTSRVLSSHAQVYSQTVNTHYGKLRGTRVPLPSEILGPVDQYLGVPYAAPPVGEKRFLPPEPPPSWSGIRNATHFSPVCPQNIQNAVPDIMMPVWFTSNLDTVTGYLQEQSEDCLYLNIYVPTEDDIRDTGAKPVMVYIHGGSYMEGSGNMIDGSVLASYGNVVVITLNYRVGVLGFLSTGDQAAKGNYGLLDQIQALRWVSENVAFFGGDPHRITVFGSGIGASCVSLLTLSHHSEGLFQRAIIQSGSALSSWAVNYQPVKYTRLLAEKVGCNVLDTVDMVDCLRQKSAKELVEQDIQPARYHVAFGPVIDGDVIPDDPEILMEQGEFLNYDIMLGVNQGEGLKFVENVVDAEDGVSGSDFDYSVSNFVDNLYGYPEGKDTLRETIKFMYTDWADRDNPETRRKTLVALFTDHQWVEPSVVTADLHARYGSPTYFYAFYHHCQSLMKPAWADAAHGDEVPYVFGVPMVGPTDLFPCNFSKNDVMLSAVVMTYWTNFAKTGDPNKPVPQDTKFIHTKANRFEEVAWSKYNPRDQLYLHIGLKPRVRDHYRATKVAFWKHLVPHLYNLHDMFHYTSTTTKVPPSDTTQNSHITRRPKVWDTKRPGVSPTFNGPVAKWDPELDPVDPVVIQDPRDYSTELSVTIAVGASLLFLNVLAFAALYYRNDKRRQDTQRQPSPQRPAVTRDPAHSPVPPEELNSLQINAGHPECEGGGVSGHDNLRLPTLPDYTLTLRRSPDDIPLMTPNTITMIPNSLVGLQSLHPYNTFSAGFNNTGLPHSHSTTRV, from the exons ATGCATGGGGTTGGGCTGAAAGTGGCCCCCAGGAAGCTGAGTCTGGTCCTGTGGGTTCTGAGTGTCACCTCCCGTGTCCTGTCCTCTCATGCACAGGTGTATTCTCAGACCGTCAACACACACTACGGCAAACTGCGTGGCACACGTGTGCCCTTACCAAGCGAAATCCTGGGTCCTGTGGATCAGTACCTAGGAGTGCCCTATGCTGCACCACCTGTGGGAGAGAAACGTTTTCTCCCACCAGAACCACCACCCTCCTGGTCCGGAATAAGGAATGCCACCCATTTCTCTCCAGTGTGCCCTCAGAACATACAGAATGCAGTACCAGATATTATGATGCCTGTTTGGTTCACTTCAAACTTGGACACTGTGACAGGGTACTTGCAGGAACAGAGTGAGGATTGCCTGTATCTCAATATCTATGTGCCCACAGAGGATG atATCCGGGACACAGGAGCCAAGCCAGTCATGGTTTATATACATGGAGGATCATACATGGAGGGCAGCGGGAACATGATCGATGGCAGTGTGCTGGCCAGCTATGGGAATGTTGTAGTCATCACCCTGAATTATCGTGTGGGAGTTCTGG GTTTTCTAAGCACTGGAGATCAGGCAGCTAAGGGAAATTATGGGCTTCTAGACCAAATCCAGGCCCTACGATGGGTAAGCGAGAACGTGGCGTTCTTTGGAGGCGACCCTCACAGGATTACTGTATTCGGCTCTGGCATCGGAGCATCCTGCGTCAGCCTCCTCACTCTGTCTCACCATTCTGAAG GTCTGTTTCAAAGAGCTATCATACAGAGTGGATCTGCCTTATCCAGTTGGGCTGTCAATTACCAGCCAGTGAAGTACACACGACTACTTGCTGAAAAGGTGGGCTGCAATGTGCTGGACACTGTGGACATGGTGGATTGCCTGCGGCAGAAGAGCGCCAAAGAGCTAGTGGAGCAAGATATTCAGCCTGCTCGTTATCATGTAGCTTTTGGCCCGGTAATTGATGGGGACGTTATTCCAGATGACCCAGAAATCCTCATGGAACAAGGGGAGTTCCTGAACTATGATATAATGCTAGGGGTCAACCAGGGTGAAGGACTCAAATTTGTGGAAAATGTGGTGGATGCAGAAGATGGTGTTTCCGGAAGTGATTTTGATTACTCAGTTTCCAACTTTGTGGACAATCTGTACGGATACCCAGAAGGCAAAGATACACTTCGTGAGACTATCAAGTTTATGTACACTGACTGGGCTGACCGAGACAACCCAGAGACCCGCCGTAAGACTCTGGTTGCTTTGTTCACTGATCACCAGTGGGTCGAACCATCAGTTGTGACTGCTGACCTACACGCCCGCTATGGTTCACCCACATACTTCTATGCCTTTTATCACCATTGCCAGAGCCTAATGAAGCCTGCTTGGGCCGATGCTGCCCATGGAGACGAGGTGCCCTATGTTTTTGGAGTCCCCATGGTGGGTCCAACAGATCTGTTCCCTTGTAACTTCTCCAAGAATGATGTCATGCTGAGTGCTGTGGTTATGACCTACTGGACTAATTTTGCAAAAACTGG TGATCCCAATAAACCTGTGCCACAGGATACCAAATTCATCCACACCAAGGCAAATCGATTTGAGGAGGTGGCGTGGTCAAAGTACAACCCACGTGATCAGCTCTATCTACACATAGGTTTAAAACCACGAGTGCGTGATCACTACAGGGCCACAAAGGTGGCATTCTGGAAGCATCTGGTACCACACCTGTACAATCTACATGATATGTTTCATTACACCTCTACGACTACCAAGGTGCCACCATCGGACACAACACAGAACTCTCACATTACACGTCGGCCCAAGGTCTGGGACACAAAGCGTCCAGGTGTCTCGCCAACCTTTAATGGCCCGGTAGCCAAGTGGGACCCTGAATTAGATCCCGTAGACCCTGTGGTAATCCAGGATCCGCGGGACTACTCAACAGAGTTAAGTGTTACAATTGCTGTGGGAGCCTCCCTTCTGTTTCTCAATGTCTTGGCCTTTGCTGCTTTGTATTACCGCAATGATAAAAGACGTCAGGACACGCAACGCCAACCAAGCCCACAACGCCCAGCTGTCACTCGGGATCCAGCACACAGTCCGGTTCCTCCTGAGGAGCTAAACTCTCTACAGATAAATGCAGGACACCCTGAATGTGAGGGTGGGGGTGTCTCCGGTCATGATAACCTGCGTCTCCCCACCCTTCCCGATTATACACTTACTTTGCGCAGATCTCCTGATGACATCCCACTCATGACACCTAACACTATCACCATGATCCCCAACTCATTGGTGGGACTACAAAGCCTTCACCCATACAACACCTTTTCTGCTGGCTTCAACAACACTGGTCTCCCGCACTCACACTCCACCACTAGAGTATAG
- the nlgn3 gene encoding neuroligin-3 isoform X1 yields the protein MHGVGLKVAPRKLSLVLWVLSVTSRVLSSHAQVYSQTVNTHYGKLRGTRVPLPSEILGPVDQYLGVPYAAPPVGEKRFLPPEPPPSWSGIRNATHFSPVCPQNIQNAVPDIMMPVWFTSNLDTVTGYLQEQSEDCLYLNIYVPTEDVKRISKECVRKPNKKICRKGGPSAKKQGEELSDNDEDEEGDIRDTGAKPVMVYIHGGSYMEGSGNMIDGSVLASYGNVVVITLNYRVGVLGFLSTGDQAAKGNYGLLDQIQALRWVSENVAFFGGDPHRITVFGSGIGASCVSLLTLSHHSEGLFQRAIIQSGSALSSWAVNYQPVKYTRLLAEKVGCNVLDTVDMVDCLRQKSAKELVEQDIQPARYHVAFGPVIDGDVIPDDPEILMEQGEFLNYDIMLGVNQGEGLKFVENVVDAEDGVSGSDFDYSVSNFVDNLYGYPEGKDTLRETIKFMYTDWADRDNPETRRKTLVALFTDHQWVEPSVVTADLHARYGSPTYFYAFYHHCQSLMKPAWADAAHGDEVPYVFGVPMVGPTDLFPCNFSKNDVMLSAVVMTYWTNFAKTGDPNKPVPQDTKFIHTKANRFEEVAWSKYNPRDQLYLHIGLKPRVRDHYRATKVAFWKHLVPHLYNLHDMFHYTSTTTKVPPSDTTQNSHITRRPKVWDTKRPGVSPTFNGPVAKWDPELDPVDPVVIQDPRDYSTELSVTIAVGASLLFLNVLAFAALYYRNDKRRQDTQRQPSPQRPAVTRDPAHSPVPPEELNSLQINAGHPECEGGGVSGHDNLRLPTLPDYTLTLRRSPDDIPLMTPNTITMIPNSLVGLQSLHPYNTFSAGFNNTGLPHSHSTTRV from the exons ATGCATGGGGTTGGGCTGAAAGTGGCCCCCAGGAAGCTGAGTCTGGTCCTGTGGGTTCTGAGTGTCACCTCCCGTGTCCTGTCCTCTCATGCACAGGTGTATTCTCAGACCGTCAACACACACTACGGCAAACTGCGTGGCACACGTGTGCCCTTACCAAGCGAAATCCTGGGTCCTGTGGATCAGTACCTAGGAGTGCCCTATGCTGCACCACCTGTGGGAGAGAAACGTTTTCTCCCACCAGAACCACCACCCTCCTGGTCCGGAATAAGGAATGCCACCCATTTCTCTCCAGTGTGCCCTCAGAACATACAGAATGCAGTACCAGATATTATGATGCCTGTTTGGTTCACTTCAAACTTGGACACTGTGACAGGGTACTTGCAGGAACAGAGTGAGGATTGCCTGTATCTCAATATCTATGTGCCCACAGAGGATG TAAAGCGGATTTCCAAGGAGTGTGTCCGAAAACCCAACAAGAAAATATGTAGGAAAGGAG GACCCAGCGCTAAGAAACAGGGGGAAGAGTTGTCGGATAATGACGAAGACGAGGAAGGAG atATCCGGGACACAGGAGCCAAGCCAGTCATGGTTTATATACATGGAGGATCATACATGGAGGGCAGCGGGAACATGATCGATGGCAGTGTGCTGGCCAGCTATGGGAATGTTGTAGTCATCACCCTGAATTATCGTGTGGGAGTTCTGG GTTTTCTAAGCACTGGAGATCAGGCAGCTAAGGGAAATTATGGGCTTCTAGACCAAATCCAGGCCCTACGATGGGTAAGCGAGAACGTGGCGTTCTTTGGAGGCGACCCTCACAGGATTACTGTATTCGGCTCTGGCATCGGAGCATCCTGCGTCAGCCTCCTCACTCTGTCTCACCATTCTGAAG GTCTGTTTCAAAGAGCTATCATACAGAGTGGATCTGCCTTATCCAGTTGGGCTGTCAATTACCAGCCAGTGAAGTACACACGACTACTTGCTGAAAAGGTGGGCTGCAATGTGCTGGACACTGTGGACATGGTGGATTGCCTGCGGCAGAAGAGCGCCAAAGAGCTAGTGGAGCAAGATATTCAGCCTGCTCGTTATCATGTAGCTTTTGGCCCGGTAATTGATGGGGACGTTATTCCAGATGACCCAGAAATCCTCATGGAACAAGGGGAGTTCCTGAACTATGATATAATGCTAGGGGTCAACCAGGGTGAAGGACTCAAATTTGTGGAAAATGTGGTGGATGCAGAAGATGGTGTTTCCGGAAGTGATTTTGATTACTCAGTTTCCAACTTTGTGGACAATCTGTACGGATACCCAGAAGGCAAAGATACACTTCGTGAGACTATCAAGTTTATGTACACTGACTGGGCTGACCGAGACAACCCAGAGACCCGCCGTAAGACTCTGGTTGCTTTGTTCACTGATCACCAGTGGGTCGAACCATCAGTTGTGACTGCTGACCTACACGCCCGCTATGGTTCACCCACATACTTCTATGCCTTTTATCACCATTGCCAGAGCCTAATGAAGCCTGCTTGGGCCGATGCTGCCCATGGAGACGAGGTGCCCTATGTTTTTGGAGTCCCCATGGTGGGTCCAACAGATCTGTTCCCTTGTAACTTCTCCAAGAATGATGTCATGCTGAGTGCTGTGGTTATGACCTACTGGACTAATTTTGCAAAAACTGG TGATCCCAATAAACCTGTGCCACAGGATACCAAATTCATCCACACCAAGGCAAATCGATTTGAGGAGGTGGCGTGGTCAAAGTACAACCCACGTGATCAGCTCTATCTACACATAGGTTTAAAACCACGAGTGCGTGATCACTACAGGGCCACAAAGGTGGCATTCTGGAAGCATCTGGTACCACACCTGTACAATCTACATGATATGTTTCATTACACCTCTACGACTACCAAGGTGCCACCATCGGACACAACACAGAACTCTCACATTACACGTCGGCCCAAGGTCTGGGACACAAAGCGTCCAGGTGTCTCGCCAACCTTTAATGGCCCGGTAGCCAAGTGGGACCCTGAATTAGATCCCGTAGACCCTGTGGTAATCCAGGATCCGCGGGACTACTCAACAGAGTTAAGTGTTACAATTGCTGTGGGAGCCTCCCTTCTGTTTCTCAATGTCTTGGCCTTTGCTGCTTTGTATTACCGCAATGATAAAAGACGTCAGGACACGCAACGCCAACCAAGCCCACAACGCCCAGCTGTCACTCGGGATCCAGCACACAGTCCGGTTCCTCCTGAGGAGCTAAACTCTCTACAGATAAATGCAGGACACCCTGAATGTGAGGGTGGGGGTGTCTCCGGTCATGATAACCTGCGTCTCCCCACCCTTCCCGATTATACACTTACTTTGCGCAGATCTCCTGATGACATCCCACTCATGACACCTAACACTATCACCATGATCCCCAACTCATTGGTGGGACTACAAAGCCTTCACCCATACAACACCTTTTCTGCTGGCTTCAACAACACTGGTCTCCCGCACTCACACTCCACCACTAGAGTATAG